The Herpetosiphonaceae bacterium genome includes a region encoding these proteins:
- a CDS encoding metal ABC transporter permease has translation MPNWFDLQTYLEPLSLGLVQRGILAAIIVAIVCGVMGTFIVVRGLAFLGDALGHAVFPGVVVAYLLNFNLLLGGLIAGIITTIGIGLVAQNRQVRESTAIGIFYTVAFALGALLLSRSRSASRALSELLIGNVLAVRPQDLLLTAIIGGGVLLAVALMYKELVLIAFDPALAAAQGRNVALLSAVLFTLLALTIVAALQTVGNVMVVALLVVPAATARLLVASLPSIMALAAGLGSISTIVGVYVSYYANIASGGAIVLCACLIFFGVLAARSARSRWPVAAARP, from the coding sequence ATGCCGAACTGGTTCGATCTCCAAACCTATCTTGAGCCGCTGAGCCTGGGCCTGGTGCAGCGCGGCATCCTCGCGGCGATCATCGTCGCGATCGTCTGTGGCGTGATGGGCACGTTCATCGTCGTGCGCGGCCTGGCGTTCCTGGGCGATGCGCTCGGCCACGCGGTGTTTCCGGGCGTTGTGGTCGCCTACCTGCTCAACTTCAACCTGCTGCTCGGCGGCCTGATCGCGGGCATCATCACCACGATCGGCATCGGCCTGGTGGCGCAAAACCGGCAGGTCCGCGAAAGCACCGCGATCGGCATCTTCTACACGGTGGCGTTCGCCCTCGGCGCGCTGCTGCTAAGCCGCAGCCGCTCTGCCAGCCGCGCGCTCAGCGAGCTATTGATCGGCAACGTGCTTGCGGTGCGGCCCCAGGATCTCCTTTTGACGGCGATCATCGGCGGCGGCGTGCTGCTGGCGGTCGCGCTGATGTACAAAGAACTGGTGCTGATCGCGTTCGATCCGGCGCTGGCCGCCGCGCAGGGCCGCAACGTCGCGCTCCTGAGCGCGGTGCTCTTCACGCTGCTGGCCCTGACGATCGTGGCCGCGCTTCAGACCGTCGGCAACGTGATGGTCGTCGCGCTGCTGGTAGTACCGGCGGCAACCGCGCGGCTGCTGGTCGCGTCACTGCCCTCGATCATGGCGCTGGCGGCGGGCCTCGGCAGCATCAGCACGATCGTCGGCGTGTATGTCTCGTACTACGCCAACATCGCGTCGGGCGGCGCGATCGTGCTCTGCGCCTGTCTCATCTTTTTTGGCGTGCTGGCGGCGCGCTCGGCCCGGAGCCGCTGGCCTGTCGCGGCGGCGAGGCCCTAG